Proteins encoded in a region of the Micropterus dolomieu isolate WLL.071019.BEF.003 ecotype Adirondacks linkage group LG07, ASM2129224v1, whole genome shotgun sequence genome:
- the gja5a gene encoding gap junction protein, alpha 5a gives MGDWSLLGNFLEEVQEHSTSVGKVWLTVLFIFRILVLGTAAESSWGDEQSDFLCDTQQPGCTNVCYDSAFPIAHIRYWVLQIVFVSTPSLIYMGHAMHIVRREEKQRRKEQEERELRGEGGGDLEGEKEYLQQKESGRVMASDGTGRVHLRGALLQTYVLSIMIRTVMEVTFIVVQYLIYGVFLRALYLCNAWPCPNPVNCYMSRPTEKNVFIIFMLVVAGVSLLLSVLELYHLGWKSARRCVRNKVMQRSNHKAVTVAVSAALEPNSSPRPSASCTPPPDFSQCLATPSSVNPMTSMASHPFNNRMALQQNSVNLATERHHSCDNLEDEEDFLRMRYDQAPTELPSSCAPSPLLHSGCMKDKRRLSKTSGTSSRARQDDLSV, from the coding sequence ATGGGTGACTGGAGTCTCCTGGGGAATTTCCTAGAGGAGGTCCAGGAACACTCCACCTCAGTCGGGAAGGTCTGGCTCACCGTCCTCTTCATCTTTCGCATCCTGGTGCTGGGCACAGCAGCCGAGTCCTCCTGGGGCGACGAGCAGAGCGATTTCCTATGTGACACTCAGCAGCCCGGTTGCACCAATGTGTGTTATGACAGTGCCTTCCCCATCGCCCACATCCGCTACTGGGTGCTGCAGATCGTTTTTGTCTCCACGCCATCCCTCATCTACATGGGCCACGCCATGCACATCGTGCGCAGGGAGGAGAAGCAGCGGAggaaggagcaggaggagagggagTTGAGAGGGGAAGGCGGAGGAGACCTGGAGGGGGAGAAGGAGTACCTTCAGCAGAAGGAGAGTGGAAGAGTGATGGCATCTGACGGGACTGGCCGTGTTCACCTGAGAGGAGCGCTGCTGCAGACTTACGTCCTGAGCATCATGATCCGCACTGTGATGGAGGTGACATTTATCGTGGTGCAGTACCTAATCTATGGGGTGTTCCTCAGGGCACTTTACCTGTGCAATGCCTGGCCGTGCCCCAACCCTGTCAACTGCTACATGTCCCGGCCCACAGAGAAGAACGTCTTCATCATTTTCATGCTGGTGGTGGCCGGAgtgtctctgctgctctctgtgttgGAGCTTTACCACCTTGGCTGGAAGAGCGCCAGGAGGTGTGTACGTAACAAGGTGATGCAGAGGAGCAACCACAAAGCTGTGACGGTGGCCGTGTCTGCAGCGCTGGAGCCCAATAGCTCACCTCGGCCTTCAGCCTCCTGCACCCCGCCTCCTGACTTCAGCCAGTGCCTGGCAACCCCGAGCTCTGTGAACCCTATGACGTCTATGGCCTCTCATCCCTTCAACAACAGGATGGCGCTGCAGCAGAACTCGGTCAACTTGGCCACGGAGCGACATCACAGTTGCGACAACCTGGAGGACGAGGAAGACTTCCTGAGGATGAGATACGACCAAGCACCCACAGAGCTGCCCAGCAGCTGCGCCCCATCTCCTTTGCTGCACTCCGGCTGCATGAAGGACAAACGCCGCCTGAGCAAGACCAGCGGGACCAGCAGCCGTGCTCGCCAAGATGACCTGTCAGTATAG
- the acp6 gene encoding lysophosphatidic acid phosphatase type 6 isoform X1, with translation MSIYHSLNAVFSIDSSRRTSFQKLTLAKVTASSSSFPTSLDFAAMRNLWTKAGVFGSVSLAFGSMLWSQKKTESDQVASSCSSADANLSSPYELKLVQVLFRHGARTPLKSIPDVMEVQWVPTLLEPPAHTKIDYVVTDLHGGPKPPAPVEDSYRKNQLTGGTFPGQLTTVGMQQLYELGKRLRRRYIEESPFLSSSFNPAEVYVRSTNIVRTIESAKCLVAGLFQQKQIEIVPILTTEAESEILYPNYHGCKLLKILGSHRWAESSTLPDIAADLQSIQRALGIAAHQHIDFILIRDDMVARETHGLPCPAVLDTWRNKVEQRAVDMIYHVYQPSKRENLQLCVGPLLHTLLVNIEGKLQDTSSDPNRKLFLYSAHDTTLIPCLMALGIFDMKWPPYAADITLELHQHRQTSKPFVKVSYIGQDQLIPGCSGVYCPLEEFKQALSDYSLSSELYQSLCNHTEGLAEP, from the exons ATGTCAATTTATCATTCACTGAACGCTGTGTTTTCTATCGACAGTAGCAGAAGAACTTCGTTTCAGAAA TTAACTCTAGCTAAAGTTACTGCATCATCATCGTCTTTCCCGACATCATTGGACTTTGCAG CCATGAGGAATCTTTGGACCAAAGCGGGTGTTTTCGGTTCCGTTTCTTTGGCTTTTGGTTCAATGCTGTGGTCACAGAAGAAgaccgaatcagaccaggttgCTTCAAGTTGCTCCTCTGCTGATGCAAATCTCAGTTCGCCCTATGAACTAAAATTGGTCCAAGTCCTGTTCCGACATGGTGCCAGAACACCACTCAAGTCGATACCTGATGTGAtggag GTCCAGTGGGTGCCAACGCTCTTGGAGCCTCCAGCGCATACCAAAATCGACTATGTAGTGACTGATCTTCATGGTGGCCCAAAGCCCCCGGCTCCTGTAGAAGACAGCTATCGGAAAAACCAACTGACC GGTGGCACGTTCCCCGGTCAGCTGACCACAGTGGGCATGCAGCAGCTGTATGAGCTGGGCAAGAGGCTGAGGAGGAGATACATAGAGGAGAGTCCTTTTCTCAGCTCCAGCTTTAACCCAGCTGAGGTCTA tGTGCGCTCCACTAACATTGTGAGGACCATTGAATCTGCCAAGTGCCTGGTAGCAGGGCTCTTCCAGCAAAAACAAATAG AAATTGTGCCTATATTAACAACGGAGGCAGAATCTGAAATCCTGTATCCTAACTACCACGGATGCAAGCTGCTCAAAATCCTTGGCAG CCACCGCTGGGCAGAGTCGTCCACTCTGCCAGACATTGCAGCAGACCTGCAGAGCATCCAACGCGCGTTGGGCATCGCTGCTCACCAGCACATCGACTTCATCCTCATTAGGGACGACATGGTTGCCAGAGAG ACTCATGGCCTGCCCTGTCCAGCAGTGCTGGATACCTGGAGGAATAAAGTGGAACAGAGAGCTGTGGACATGATCTACCATGTGTATCAGCCCAGCAAGAG GGAGAACTTGCAGCTGTGTGTGGGACCCCTCCTGCACACATTATTAGTTAACATTGAAGGGAAGCTACAGGACACCTCATCAGATCCAAACag gaagttgtttttgTACTCTGCACATGACACCACTTTGATTCCCTGTCTGATGGCTCTGGGGATTTTTGACATGAAGTGGCCACCGTACGCTGCCGATATCACTCTGGAGCTGCACCAGCACCGGCAGACCAGCAAACCCTTTGTTAAAGTGTCATACATCGGCCAG GATCAACTTATACCAGGTTGTAGCGGAGTGTACTGCCCCCTGGAGGAGTTCAAACAGGCCCTCTCAGACTACTCACTGAGCTCTGAACTCTACCAGTCACTTTGTAACCACACAGAGGGTTTGGCCGAACCCTGA
- the acp6 gene encoding lysophosphatidic acid phosphatase type 6 isoform X2, whose translation MRNLWTKAGVFGSVSLAFGSMLWSQKKTESDQVASSCSSADANLSSPYELKLVQVLFRHGARTPLKSIPDVMEVQWVPTLLEPPAHTKIDYVVTDLHGGPKPPAPVEDSYRKNQLTGGTFPGQLTTVGMQQLYELGKRLRRRYIEESPFLSSSFNPAEVYVRSTNIVRTIESAKCLVAGLFQQKQIEIVPILTTEAESEILYPNYHGCKLLKILGSHRWAESSTLPDIAADLQSIQRALGIAAHQHIDFILIRDDMVARETHGLPCPAVLDTWRNKVEQRAVDMIYHVYQPSKRENLQLCVGPLLHTLLVNIEGKLQDTSSDPNRKLFLYSAHDTTLIPCLMALGIFDMKWPPYAADITLELHQHRQTSKPFVKVSYIGQDQLIPGCSGVYCPLEEFKQALSDYSLSSELYQSLCNHTEGLAEP comes from the exons ATGAGGAATCTTTGGACCAAAGCGGGTGTTTTCGGTTCCGTTTCTTTGGCTTTTGGTTCAATGCTGTGGTCACAGAAGAAgaccgaatcagaccaggttgCTTCAAGTTGCTCCTCTGCTGATGCAAATCTCAGTTCGCCCTATGAACTAAAATTGGTCCAAGTCCTGTTCCGACATGGTGCCAGAACACCACTCAAGTCGATACCTGATGTGAtggag GTCCAGTGGGTGCCAACGCTCTTGGAGCCTCCAGCGCATACCAAAATCGACTATGTAGTGACTGATCTTCATGGTGGCCCAAAGCCCCCGGCTCCTGTAGAAGACAGCTATCGGAAAAACCAACTGACC GGTGGCACGTTCCCCGGTCAGCTGACCACAGTGGGCATGCAGCAGCTGTATGAGCTGGGCAAGAGGCTGAGGAGGAGATACATAGAGGAGAGTCCTTTTCTCAGCTCCAGCTTTAACCCAGCTGAGGTCTA tGTGCGCTCCACTAACATTGTGAGGACCATTGAATCTGCCAAGTGCCTGGTAGCAGGGCTCTTCCAGCAAAAACAAATAG AAATTGTGCCTATATTAACAACGGAGGCAGAATCTGAAATCCTGTATCCTAACTACCACGGATGCAAGCTGCTCAAAATCCTTGGCAG CCACCGCTGGGCAGAGTCGTCCACTCTGCCAGACATTGCAGCAGACCTGCAGAGCATCCAACGCGCGTTGGGCATCGCTGCTCACCAGCACATCGACTTCATCCTCATTAGGGACGACATGGTTGCCAGAGAG ACTCATGGCCTGCCCTGTCCAGCAGTGCTGGATACCTGGAGGAATAAAGTGGAACAGAGAGCTGTGGACATGATCTACCATGTGTATCAGCCCAGCAAGAG GGAGAACTTGCAGCTGTGTGTGGGACCCCTCCTGCACACATTATTAGTTAACATTGAAGGGAAGCTACAGGACACCTCATCAGATCCAAACag gaagttgtttttgTACTCTGCACATGACACCACTTTGATTCCCTGTCTGATGGCTCTGGGGATTTTTGACATGAAGTGGCCACCGTACGCTGCCGATATCACTCTGGAGCTGCACCAGCACCGGCAGACCAGCAAACCCTTTGTTAAAGTGTCATACATCGGCCAG GATCAACTTATACCAGGTTGTAGCGGAGTGTACTGCCCCCTGGAGGAGTTCAAACAGGCCCTCTCAGACTACTCACTGAGCTCTGAACTCTACCAGTCACTTTGTAACCACACAGAGGGTTTGGCCGAACCCTGA